Sequence from the Mytilus galloprovincialis chromosome 13, xbMytGall1.hap1.1, whole genome shotgun sequence genome:
TGAAATGGATTGATACTGATATTCTCGGCATCATAATAGCTTGTCTACCACAGGAATATATAATTCAACTTCTTCGTTCATTTGTCcttttaaactttgttttatttttatgcgAGGGTCACTGATacgttttttgtagacgaaacgcacgtctggcgtacaatATTTTAATCCCAGTATAAACGATGACAGTTATTAATTTATATTATGATACTGAAAATACACATATTCTATAAGTTTCTATCATAAGTTCCTCTGTAATAAAATATCTGCGACAAAAAAAGGAATagataaataaatgcaacagcagtatacagctgttcgaaattcataaatcaattgagagaaaaaaaaaaacaaaaaaaaacaaaaaacaaatccgggttacaaactatgAAATTGTTAATAAAGAGCAAATTGTGCGACCCACTAATCCAATTTGTTCTAGTTGAGTTACATTTACATATTCTCCAGAACTAAATATTAATCAAGCAACacacacggcttcctccgccacGTTTCCTAGATTTATACTTTGATTTCACATAAGAGGTGATGTCAGTACCCTTATTTATGATAAACGAGACAATTTTAAATTTTCCCCACCTTAGCACCAACATAATAAGTCAAGCTGCATATTGGATAAAAATTCCAAAACTCATTCAGTATACAAGAGCTGCAGCTGCTACCcatactttaaattaaaaaaaaaaacgtcttgtTATTGAAAAAAGAGTGCAAGACCTTGGTGATAAACATTAAGTATCAAGTTGATAATTACAATCATAGTTTCGAAGTATTAATTATAAGTACTGACGTTATTTATCATCTTAAATAGCCTTCAATGTTCattcaatgtttttaaattcataaattagCCTGGATCAGTATTTATAAATCTCGCTATTTCTTTTGATTgtgctatgttttgttttcttgtctttcatttttgctatagAATGTATatatctaaattgaaaactacgttcaaacctatgattgcgttggataaaaaccgcaatttttatacgtgtgcatgtaaaataaatttcgttgtagaagggtctaaaaacagcacaaacaacattttccaaaagaccaaaacaagtgaaaaagtatatttaaacaaaacgcatttgactaacaggtcgaacaactgatgttctttaaccctgctgactgccattggcgattgccaaataaaattgatcacaagatgtaacaaaatggatcttaatatgaaatttaatactaaacagaaaaaaattaacttgtgggaacgatgttatgccacaaacatacggtgtcaatttttttagtacaccagatccggatttcgacaataaatgtctcttcagtgatgttagggatcgaaacggtatttggaaggccatataaaaagtaccctcatttttagaaaaagtaccttcatttttagaaaaagtaccctcatttttagatagactcttgaattttaagagtcaatataggatgaacggatcatataaaccggagggaaaatatgatacaagtcAAAACGAAAagatataaacgagtctaaattgaaaactacgttcaaacctaaaGTATGAttacgttggataaaaaccgcaatttttatacgtttgcatgtaaaacaaatttcgttgtagaagggtctaaaaacagtacaaacaacattttccaaaagaccaaaaaagtgaaaaaatatatttaaacaaaacgcatttgactaacaggtcgaacaactgatgttctttaaccctgctgactgccattggcgattgccaaataaaattgatcacaagctGATGTAATAAAatggatgtatatatatatatatatatatatagatataaacaattgcGGTTTTCATTTAACGCAATCAttggtttgaacgttgttttcaattaagactttgttatatttattttgtgtgggcttgtattatatttcccTTTCGGTTAATATCATCCGTTCATCAAATTTGGACTcttcaaaactcataagtcatACTAAATTCAGGTAAACAAAATTGCCTTCTAAATGCTTTTCGTTCCCTTACATCACTCaggagacattaattgtcgaaatccggatatggtgtaaacAAAAATAGCACCTCATTTTGGGGTTTACCATATttgccacaagtttattgttttctacttgGTATTAAATTGATATAGATATCCATATTGTTACACCTTGTAATCactttatttggcaatcgtcaactGCAGTCAGCAAGGTTTTttgaacatcagttgttcgacttgttagtcaaatgcgttttgtaaaaatatagttttgcactcttttgatataaaagtttaatcctggtatctatgatgcgtaGATTTAGTCATTTGGAAAGTgtcatgcacacgtataaaaattgccgtttttatccaacgcaatcataggtttgaacgttgttttcaattaagGCTTGTTTATATATacactaaaaataaaaacttcgtgcattgtatcagagatccttgttaAATTCCTACAagaaggtaacacctcccgaaacgaaagcttatttttataagctagagttagaggagatGATAAGGTCTCTCCGCAATGCTAGGCGGTATTGTAGTAGAAGTTAGAAGAAACAAAAAATACCGGTTCCAGCTCCGGTGCCGGGGAGGACGTAACGAATCAAATCCACTCTAACATCGTTGATTTTCTAGGtgctttaaacatattttaaggcctggtatttcttaatcataagaaatccgatggacaaAGTATAATTTACAGTTGTAACTACGctcaggcagacatatacatatatctatttacagtgattgtatgcCTCTAAAAATAGATAAGCATCCTGTAATAATACTGgagagatgagtagatgatcatttctgtacactaaaaataaatacttcgtgtattTATCAGAGATCCTTGATTAATAAGGTAACACCTGCCGAAGCGAAAGCTTATTTCTAGAGGCTAGAGTTAGAGGTGGGGATAAGGTCTTGCGCAATGCTAGGCGTTGTTGTCGTAGAAGTTGGTTACAAAAAGTACAGGTTCAacccccggcgccggggaggtagtaacgaatcaaatctactctaacatcgttaggttgatttccTAGGcactttgtttatatatatataaatatatataggcgtacaaaacaattttcatttatgcagatatatatattcataaaataattaGTAAAATAAGTAACCAGTTAACAGTTCCAGTTCAATCGATTTCATCATTCCATTGGGACTCTTCGGGATAACTCATATAGCGTCGTTATGGTCGACGTCGTTCAGGAGGTTTGTTACGTTCTGGAATAGTTAGTAATTAAAAGTGTTCGGGATTTAATTTTGATCAGAACGTTGTGATGAAATAACGTTCCATCTTCTTTCAATAGGCTTCATCCcgtctacatttgaaaataagtattatttgaaaacatttttttaccaTAAGTGTGAAGATGGCCTTTAATTGGCGAGTTTCTGTATTGtgggtgttttatttgttctttataAACTTGAACCCGTTCAGAGAGGCTAATCCCGGTCTGTtccatataattttaataacaaccTGGACACGTGATGCATCAAATAAGGTTTGTTGTCTTACAAGTCATATTGGTGTTCACATGAAATTTTCTGCCATCTTTAGATGTTTTTATTTTGCcaaatattttatatctttatcaCAAACCCTGCATCTTGAATTTCTGCAAGACTGTATTTCAAAGTCACTAATCTTCGATTCGAATCGAGCTCTGGTCATTTGTTTCTTTAAGTTTTTAGGTTGCCTTCGGCTGTAGATAAAGTTTCCTTCCAGTATCAATTTTGTCATAGTTTCACCTTCATGTAGAATCGGAAGGTTtgattttattgtattaaaaacGTTCGGTAGATACTGGGTTCGTAATACTTGAAGTGTCAGTAATTTTGATTTTCGTTTTTCACTTTAGATTAGACCCTCTGGGTATAACTGTTGTGTCAAGTAGCCTTTTAATTCCTTCAAACGTACTTCTCTGCTGGTGGACgcttcgtccccgagggtatcaccagcccagtagtcaacacttcggtgttgacatgaatatgatagcgtggtcatttttgtaaatttcctgttaacaaaactttgaatttttcgaaaaactaaggattttcttatcccaggcatagattaccttagccgtatttggcacaactttttttgaattttggatcctcaattctcttcaactttgtacttgtttggctttataaatagtttaatatgagcgtcactgatgagacttttgtagacgaaacacgcgtctggcgtactaaattataatcctggtacctttgataaatattgtcgGATACTATAGCACAAATCCGTCTGGCCATACAGTAAAGTATATTTCGTTTTGTATTGGACGGATTACACGAGTGAAAATTTAAGTATTGATTGGTGTCTGTGGATTAATAATAATTATCCGTTGTTATTTGTCTGCCTGATTTTAAGATGAGAATATCCAAAAGTGGTAGTTGTATATCACTGGTGTCCATGGTGAATTTAATTGACGGGTGTAAGGAGTTGATTAGATCTTTAAATTTGTATAAATCTTCTTCTGATCTGCTCTAAAATATTATGCAGGCATCTAAATATCTTTTCCAAAATTGAAAGATATAATCACTGAAATTTTGGTCGTATTGGACAGATATTCGTTGAAACATTTGTTGTTCTAAATATCCCATCACTAAATTGGCGTAGGTGGGGGCATGTTTAACGAGGCCGCGATAAGGTACAGGATATATCaaactaacaaatataaaaaGATCAATCAATaaagtatatactagtaatacctttaaaaaaatataaagttttacctgtatattatatttattgaGTTTACGatcattttacaaattgtaataCCTTAAATTGAATGACTCATGGAATAAACGTTATTTTCTGCGATTttgatgtaaacaaaaattatctTGGGGAAATGTTGAAACAGCTAAACTGACCAATTAAAACAGTTAGGATTTAACCTGTCTTAGAATTTGAAACTGATCTAGTGTCAATCATTTCACCATTTCACCCAATGGATATATCAACAAGAGAAGGTAATGACGACAGGGTATTTGGACTTTTTTCcatattgaattgaattggtaTTTTTACAGCTTCATGCTATGTAATGTTTATTTATGTGGTCTATTCTACTGTCCAATATATGCGGTAACCACTCTTATCCGTATTATAGGTAACATCTCAGCAAAAGTTAGAGTTTACACGTAATTttaagcagcagtagtataccgctgttcaaaagtcataaattaattgagaaaaattaatccgagttacaaactaaaacaaaccAAGGAAACACATCACCATTAAAGGAAaactacaaaacacaaaaaaaaagcacTGAGGTGcaatagaaaaaacaaacgacTATGAAACGTACATAGAAACGACCTATTAGATTGCATCTGCAATATTCTCtttacaggacatttttaagaaaaaatagtgGGATGAACCGGGTGTTGTAGCCAGCAAACCTCGCGCATTTTTGTCAATGTTAACCATACCGCTAGAAAAACAGCATAatatgacaggaatacagtacagtTTTAACCATAACAACAAACCCCTTAAAAAAATTAGGACAGTTAGGACAGGTAGGACAGTTAGGACAAAAACTACCTTATAAAAATACGAACTGTGCGTCACATGAATGTATAAAAACGAATTCCCTTGTTTAGTCTTAAATCGATTACTCTGTTGCAAATAGAACCCCAAATATGTTTTTCGTTCTCATGTAATTTTGAGCCTAATAATCATGTTTGATTTTAAACTCTCGAAGAATGCTAAATCATCTAAATTCAACGAAGGCACCACGTGAGTTTCACATTCATATCCTGTTATAGATAAAAGAAAATTTgggatgagtgccaatgaaaacatTTATTCCCAGTCACAATGTGTTAAAGTTAACCATCATATGTCAAAGtacatacggtcttcaacacggagctatGACTCCAAACAGCAATCTAGATATGTATCAACAACATGTCTTTCTTGGCACACATGTCCAAGTCTAACTTGAGGCAATATAAGAGGAataattttggtctttttttaatatacaagTCTTTCAAGTTTTCATAATTTGGCCacgagtgatctcaggtgctccggaagggtaaacagatcctactccacatgtgtcACTCGTCTAGTTGCTTATATGATAAcgaatccagtaaatagtctaattcggtaggtcacattcatgaaagggacggggattgtagttacggcgtaaggaacatatccgataatatttgtgaaacggttattccataactataaaccaactcgtgatgtcgtccgtaaactttacgaagggatgatttcaactttatcatTTGGAACctttggtttaatagtttccttgtatCAAGAAAagtatgataggaaatgcaagcacgggaatattgttCAAATCTTTCAGACAGTTAATCAATTATCGGATCATATCGTGTCTTTCTGGGGTTCGAGTAGCTAAATCATTAAAGTTGACTACTATAGGCTGGTGTTAATCTTTTGTTAAATGTCATTGTCTGTATGTCTTCGACCTATGAATTTGAACttccctttgttatcttttgtcttcgacttatgaatttgaacttccctttgttatcttttgttttcgacttatgaatttgaacttccctttgttatcttttgttttcgacttatgaatttgaacttccctttgttatcttttgttttcgacttatgaatttgaacttccctttgttatcttttgttttcgacttatgaatttgaacttccctttgttatcttttgttttcgacttatgaatttaaacttccctttgttatcttttgttttcgacttatgaatttgaacttccctttgttatcttttgtctctcttttcactttatttgtttctgttatatataatttgatatcgacgaaaagtttgtgttttattttatgacatattttattcaatatttgcACTTGATATTTTACAGTTATTATACAATGTTCAAATGTGAAAGTTATCTACAAATTCAAAAAACTTTactttttaacattaatttataATATGTTAACTATTTCGCCAGATCTGAAACAAAAGTTTCGTGTGAAAAAAGTTTcgtatatttgatatttatatttattaattcgATAAAAAGGCTTTCatctaaatataaataatgttattGCAAACATTCGGTGTATTTTCTAACCAATGATTGATCAATAACGTTAACTTATTCGGTGTTTTTCATCTTTTCGGACAGATCCATTTTTCAACAGATCTGTTTTTTATTCAATCGTCTAATCTATCTCTTTCTAGTATCATACATTGCAATACTTTGTTATTACAAGATGACATTTCAATATATGCAAATGATTTTCACTAGTGGCAGAGTGTTAATAGACATTACTTATTACAAGCTTttagtttcaaaattaaaaaaaaataatttcttgttATACATATGCACATTTTAAGCTTGATGTACAGACAAACATAGTCCAAATAAAGAACAAATAATGTATGCCCTTGTATTTTCCACCTACAATCGTGTTTCATTAAtgaataaaatgacaacacaggaatTCAAATAAACCCTTTCAGACCGTCGGATTATATATACACAATCTACATTTTATCCATCTCTTCCCATTACATTGTCAACTTCGTATCACCTCAATCTTAAGAATTTTAGATCGATCATATAACCTAAGAACCTTTCCCGCTCTTACAAAATGCTTTCTATATCAGTAGATGTCTTCAAATGACAGGGAATACAAGCAGAGAAAAGGTTGTCGTTTATATCCTTTCATCAGCAAGACTATATGTTCCAAGGTTTGTTTTTTCACAAAGTACATTTGTTTCTGGTTACGCCATGCAGAATGATTCCAATGGAGAACGTGTATGACACGTTAGTCTCCCACTGATCGAATCTTTCCTTTCGGAAGTTCTTAGTCTTCTCTCAGACAAGCAACATGACATATTacttaaagaagaaaaaaaaacaagataatgTTATTGTCAAAATTGACAACCGACAATAATTAGCTGCAGTTCAacacatttttcatttcttttctaaaattttgattgAAGAAGGCGTAGATGATAGGATTTGCTACGTTATAACTAAAgtgcatataaaataaaataatatttccaCCGACCGCACGCATCGCCATTAACCATGCAGGCAAAAATGCGATGATAAATACTACAGTTACTATAAATAAAATGACTGCTGTTTTTATGTTAGCAACTCTGTGTTTTTCTTTCAAAGATTTAGATCTTATTTGGCGGGATTTCTTTTCTGGAAGTTGTTGCATTTGAACCGTTTCAACTTCTCCGTTTTCTGCCATTGTAAGTTTAGTTGTAACTGCACATGTGTGTGTTGTAACAGTTTGATGCGATGTATTTTGACCGCCATTTAaaagtctattctttgatttTTTGGAACGACGAACAGCTAGGGACCGAAACACAAGACTATAaagaataaaaactaaaataaccGACACCAAAAATAGAGAGGCACAGAATTTCTGAAAAACACTTCGAACACTTCTACTTATGTATATTTCGTTAGGGATACATAAACCTTTTATCTTAGAAGCATCCATAAGTTCAAGTGTTTCTTTgttgaatgttttattttcctTGATCGATGACAAAGTGATATTGACGGTACCAGAAGGAAAAGTTGTTCGTATCCA
This genomic interval carries:
- the LOC143056670 gene encoding uncharacterized protein LOC143056670, translated to MAKEGLKILENMIGEGKSGLELHEDYPAIIVVMSILALFSIAGTIGNALVIYVYARKREKTTTTIFILTLAGTDFFTCLIIIPYTIVVEYVSKRIHYDTACKIYQFLITSNVPFSAFIMVVIAFDRYLKICRPWNHTLDVKMAKKTIAFLLLFAAVLGIITALVHGVPNQSNKKVNETQTKSNSSFLSSNGNVNALKDEWIRTTFPSGTVNITLSSIKENKTFNKETLELMDASKIKGLCIPNEIYISRSVRSVFQKFCASLFLVSVILVFILYSLVFRSLAVRRSKKSKNRLLNGGQNTSHQTVTTHTCAVTTKLTMAENGEVETVQMQQLPEKKSRQIRSKSLKEKHRVANIKTAVILFIVTVVFIIAFLPAWLMAMRAVGGNIILFYMHFSYNVANPIIYAFFNQNFRKEMKNVLNCS